The DNA segment CTTTTGAAGTTTTCTACTTGAATATGATTGATTATCTAAAAAAACTTAGATGGCCAATACCCTTCACGAATTCATCATCTTCGTTTTGCAATGAGGCCTTAAACTTACAGGCAgttattttcttctcaaagattgtcaaaaaaaaaaaaaaaaaaaacttcttagtgTCAGGTTTCGGAATTTGTAGGCCTAACCTTACATTTCATGATGTCATAATCCATGAATAGTTAAAGAACaaaaaactttttgaaaatatCAAAGTATAATGAAATTTGTTCTACAGAACAATAGCATGAAATCATTGATAGTAAATATATCTGTCCATCTGTGTATAGCCAAATAAGAAATTATTTCACAGATGAAAGTTACATTGTAGTTCTAACATTAGAAACTTACTTCTTACTCTTGAAAGGCTTCAGTATGTCTCTACACATCTCTATTAACTTTCTTCACGAGTGTGTACTTACGCATGTACTTCCATTTTCATTTCTTAGAGGCAAATTTTGCACGATCAGAGAAGTATGTAGCAGTTGTTAGTATAAGGGCACGATTTCTTAGAAATATGGGCCTCTTAAAATTCTTCATAAGGCTTATTCCTTTCGTATAATCTTGCATGAGTTGCAAACATCACGGTCACTTTCAATCTCATTCCTCCTATAAGTATCATTCAACCTCTTCTTATCATTCATTACCTAAGCCTTAACTGTGAAAGACCTCTCCTGACGGAATTCAATCATTTTACAGTGCTCCTCTTGGCAATGTAGTGGATGTCCGTGCCTCATCTCCGCAAGAAGCAGGCAATACTAGAGTAGCCAAGAGTGTATTTCCGTCTCAAACTACTAATATAATAAACAGTCAACATAGTGTTATTAGTCATAAAAACATTAATGGCATTAATTTACGACCAATACCTGTGCGAAAACCCCAATCATCAGAACTGACAGATGGACAAACATTTGAACCACTTAGTAGAGACTTATCAGGATTTGAATATTCTTCTCCTGGTCAAAGAGTGCAGATATCCTTTGGTTTTCCCAGTCGGATCCAGGTTGCTGGAAAATCATCTGACGGCTCAAGCAGGGATAATAATGAAAATCCGAGACCAGCAAGAAACATAGGTACAGTGAATCTTAATGGTGCTCCTGGTAATACACTTTTTAATAGaaacagaaacaaaagtagctCAAAAGATAGCGACCTAAACAATAACTTGCTACCAAAACTAAAATCGTCCACAACTACAACGCAGCTTCCTCCTACAACCACAGAGGCCTCTTCTCCTAATACTGTTGTTGTAACCACTactactccaacaacaacaacaccaccaccaccaacaacaacaacaacaacaacaacaacatcaacaacgacgacgacgacgccAACACCCACAACTACTACAATTTCTACAACTGAAAAGCAAGCACCTAGAATAAGGACATTTTCTACTAGGACTGAACCCACTACAGAAACTccctcaacaacaacaactgaaacaTCAGAACTCACTACTATTCCAGAGACTGGTACATCCACAGTAAAGACAACAACAATTAAGCCTCGTTTCCGTGGACGTAAACGCTTACGCAGACCTCTTTCTCGTCGCCCAATTACTTCTAGTACACAGTCACCTGCTGATGAAGGCAGTCCCCAAGTTAGGCAGCAGAATACTAGCCTCTTTTCCGTAAGGCGCCGTACAGCTTCCAGGCAAAGGCATAATGGACCTGTGATCCTTGCCAACGAATTGAAGAAAGAAAATGGGTTACAGAAAAAGCTTATCAGTGATACTGAAAGTGagagtaataatgaaaacaatcaAGCTTTAGAAAAGGGTAATTCTGAAGAATCCAATAATAAAGTGATAGATCAAGAGGAAACCTCTAGTGAGGACCCTCTTGCAGGGACTACAGACGAGTCCCAGAAGTAAGTATGACTCATCATAGGTGTGACATATTTTAAGCGTAGCAGACATTAAGACAGAACAAATAACATTTTCATTGACAGAGAACATATTCAATGTTTAACTCTTTCCCTAAATAAGATGTCGTCATTTTTTTAGCAATTAATTAGAATTATATGAAATAGCATTTATATAATCCATTAACAATTTTCTCTATTTTTCAGTGCTGTTGTTGGTAATGTAGACGTCAGAAGTTCTGCAAAGTCAATCTCAAGTGGTCAATCCTCATTTGCTTTACCACAAAGAAATAGCTTTGTGTTTCCTCAAAGACGTGATCCTATCCTGCCCTTTGGAACACGCCTTTCCCGCCCAAGACCCAGTTCCCCATTTACTAACCCTACAGCTGGTAAATAATAACACATTTTGATACCGCCTCTGCATGACACCTGTGACTAGACTTAAGTTGGAGTAGCAGATAGACTTAAAAGGTAACACAATTTGCAACTGACTATTTTatgcttttaaattatttttttttctggctaaCTTATGACCTCGTTCCAGGCCCCTCCCCACTAACCTCAAGCAAGACACTCCCTGTGCTGCAGGCTACAAAAACCCTTACTAATTCATTGGACCAGACCCGACCCTTTCAAATATTCCAGTCAGAGAAATCCCTCACACCATCAAAGCCTCAACTCCCCAATAACATTCCCACTGACAAATCCGAGCTTAACCCATCCCCAGCAGCATTCCAACTAGATACGCTTCCTGTTATGGCACCGCTTAATCTGCCTTTCATTGTTGCTTCAGTTATCTCACCTGCTAATAATGATACATCTGATCCTCCACCTGTACCTAGTGAAATATTAGCTCCACCAAATCCACATCTTACAACAAAATCGACTCACCCACCACACCTCCAGCGTCTCTTCCCGAGCCAACAGATTCCAGGAACCTTTACACTCCACCAAAATGGGGAATCATTTGCATCCTCTTCcttttcatcatcgtcatcttcgTCAATGTCACACGAGGAATCGCACCACATGAACAGCTCCCATTTTTCCCGAAGCAACACTGAACCCCTTCTTGGTCAGTCacaagacagcagcagcaacagcataaTTAGTGAGCAAGAAgaggaatcctcttcttcttcttcatcccaaAATACACCTAAGAAGCCAGACACTACGGCGAATCCCTTACCCGTAACCAGGAAAGTTATCTCCAGAGCTAAACTATTTCCAACTTCAGTCAAACCGACAACTGTCCTCAACTCTGTCAGCCAAGGAGTCGGCAAAACATTGCTGTCCCATCAGATGCCAGTTCTGCAACGTCCTCTTACACCAAAAACGCGCCCTTTGACCCGACTGGCACAAAGACCTGTTTCAGAAGACTACATCAAAAACTTTCCTGAGGCCGCAGCTCCCGAGGGATTCCCAGGGGAGGATCCCGAGGAAGAGACTATTAAGAACAATATAATTGAGTTGCAGCGCATTAATTAAGTACATTTTCACCTCTGTCATATGAGATTAGATAGATTGCTGCTGAATCCATCGCCATATATTGTATATAGCTTCTATTTATCTTCTCACTCAGTCCAGGTTCGCAAGATATCCAGTTGTCATTGAAACTCATGGCTAAAGAAAACAATTCCTTCAAACTTTTTTTATTAAGAAGGAAATCCTCTGCTcaaggagaaaatgtttttatttctcatatcgttaatgttgatatttataattgttattggTTGTGTAATGCAATGTGTAATGGAATGTCAATCAAAATATTCCTTTCTTTTGTACAGTCATATAAACTCTTTTGGAATAATATGTACTATAAGAAGTAATGGGCTTATAAGGTGACTACATACATTCAGAACTTTGAACTTAACTCATTTCAATGTGCAATTCCGAGTTTAACTCGGCATGATGTAATTCAAGTACATCATGTGAAATGTTGATAAACTTTCAAGAATTAGTCACTTTTGTAGCCCAGATACGTTGCCATGTTACCACCCTTTTACCAGGATTACCAACTTATGAAATCTGTACATTTCTTTTTAGTATTACTGTACGCAAGTTGGTGGTATCTCAAGATTTGAGTAAATCCATTATTTCTTTATGTTTGTCTAGATAATGCTTATAACTTATTACTAATCAGGAAATGAATTCTGAAATGTAAATATCTTCTAAAGAAATAGGTTGGTAATCCTGTTTTTCTGCCTCACGATAATTTTAAGGGTTATGCTGTTGATCAGCATGACATTTCTGTGGTCTATATAAGacaattttcttttgtaaataaagtaCAAATCTcacttttaatgcaaattttccttATCCTCTTGACGGTATCTTCTGTAATTCACTCCTATAGTTAACTTCTATATGCGATTTACTTAGAATATCTACTCTTGAATTGTCTCAGCTTGTGACTGAATGTGTATTTCCAACTGCATTTTTTCTTCAGTCACTTGACAGAGAACCATATGCATCTGACCTGCTTCATTCTCTCGCTGGACGAGTCGGCAATTGGCACTAGCCAAGtgagcttaagatagagacgactattattattattattattattattattattattattattatcattattactagctaagctacaaccctagttggaagagcaagatgctataagcccaagggctccaacagggaaaaatagcccagtgaggaaaggaaataaacaaatgatgagaacaaattaacgataaatcattcgaaaaacagtaacaacgaaatctggcgaaatctaaccgaggccctttgcgtcaataggtgtaggaggagatgatctaCTCTTAAATTATAACTGGACACATCTTCTGCCCTTAGCCTTTAACTCACAGCTGTaattagaataaagaataaaaatgctaaaaaaaataaataataaaaaagaagttgTTCATATCTGTTAAATTAGATTTGTAAACGGCAATGTCTGGTTTTAGACCATTTAGTACATTTTTCCAGTGAATCGACCAGTCATGCATTGCCTTTTCTTCATGATTAATGATTTGATTGCACGTGTATACAGTAgagtaaataatcaaataaaaaggcTGTTTCATTCTGAAGAAATAAGAATTGATATTATGCATTTTTTAATGTTCATCGTCTAAACAATTTCATTTCAAATATCAGTTTTTCTTGCACtttatatttcagagagagagagagagagagagagagagagagagagagagagagagagagagagagagagggataaaaacAACTCATTAGCCCACCAATAAAATTCCAGACAATGAAAAAATAGGATTTCAAGACGTAGAGATATACTTAGAAAGGGTTCTGTAGAATAAAATATCAAGAGAGTAATAGAGAGTTTACCATTATCTATTTTAAATTTGGTATAAATTCACCATTTCTAGGTTCAGTGATTCGAACTTATAATCGAATTATTCCCAATTATCAATGATGTAAGTAAATCAATATGCCATGGACAGACAGAAAAGTGGTCATGGCTAACCAATTTTCATTATGTGTAAAAATGTCGATAAAAGAGAGAGCATAATGATTTGCAGTAAATAGTTACTTGATGTTGAGATGGACTTATGAAGGTAATAATATTCTCTAGGTATGCCAAGGCATATCATCTCTAAGAAGGCAATAAATGATGCGTTAGGTGGTTGGTAGTATGCCATACAACCTAAAGGTTGTTGTGACCAGATAGGTAACGACTCTCCGTACTGTTTGTcaatcgggggttcgagtcccgctcagactcgttagtgccattagtgtctgcaaccttaccatccttgtaagttaaggttggggggtttggggaagcttatagtggaggaaaaaaaaacatttattgcctTTAGTCTTTGGTATATTACTAAACATAAGCAACAGAAATGAATGGTCTTATCTGGGGAAAGATATTTAAGCTACAAGAAAAGAGCTTTAAATATTTCATAGAAACGTTTAGCTAAATTAATTTTCTGGCTCTGAAAATACAATAATTGATAAATACTACGAATAGCTTTACTAGAGACAACTTTGACCCTTACGTTACAGAAGAAATACAGAGTTTCTTTCATtctatttgtttatcaaaatatgTCCTTATCGAATAATAAAGATTAATTCCTATAGATCAACCGCATTACGATATTATTATCCATAAAAAAACTGTAAACTTTATTGAGGAATAAAGCAGCACTCTGttcgtatataaaaaaaatcatatgttaCTAAAAGGGCAGATTTTCCACTAGGATGGATATCCACCCTGTATTGACCACTCTAAACACTGTTAAAAACCCGGAATTTTAagcggaaattctcagtaaaaatatactgttctcagccgtatttcaataaaatacgggcgaccataatttcaccatactttgttatcatcttttacggctttggtgaccgtaatatcactcctctacgtcaacatatccgtttttaagccggtaaaaatcctggaatataagttgccagatatttaccgttttttaatgcaaatttttaacaatgaacATAAGAAAATGACAAGTGACTCAAGCCCTTCCAACTCCCTTATGCCACGCACGACCGGGCAAGGCTTCTCCGAAGTATCTAATGGCATCCTTAGTAGAGTTTGCAGTACTTCGAGTCAAAGGACAAAACGAAGCTGCAAGGGTATCGTAGAGACTCCGGCTTCCAATTCTGATAGGTGAGAGAGCTGAAATCCCAGACCAGGTGTGGACGATGTAACTTGAAGATATTTCCTACAAAGAagcaagtcattattattattattattattattattattattattattattattattattattacttgctaagctacaaccctagttgaaaaagcaggatgctataaccccaggggctccaacagggaaaatagctcagtgaggaaagggcacaacgaaaaataagatattttaagaggagcaacaatattaaaataatcatcactttataaactttaaaaaactttaacaaaacaagaggaggagaaatgagatataagatagaacagtgtgcccgagtataccctcaagcaagagaactctaacccaagacagtggaagaccatggtacagaggctatggcactgctttCAGTTTGGGATAAtgtcaatattttcttattgtGAAGAAAACAGGGCCAAAATATTTATGTACAGTCCTTTTAGTTAGAGGTTATACATTACATACTTCAGCATGATCACTTGTTTTTTGCAAAACATAAAGTGACATCATGAGTTTTCTCCTGATCAGAAAGCAATTTCTAACACGCCTATAAAGAGGTTATCTagagattcttatatatatatatatatatatatatatatatatatatatatatatatatatatatatatatatatatatatatatatatatatatatgaaaggagggTTAAATTGTCCTTGCCCTTTGtccaataaaagttaaatatttcctTCAGAGAATAAgcgataatataattttttttttctttgtctagaattaagaaattacaaaattttccataagaaaaaattatatatttcatcggtttctttcaaagatgaactagttgacaaaaaaaaaaaaaaaaaaaaaaaaaaaaaaaaaaaacaggtaattcATTATACGTGAAATTTGTTGCATATAAAAACGATAAACTTGTGATCCTCTCGTATTGAAGTTAAACACATTAGAGAACTATTGCACAGCTGCTCACGAAGCATAGACTTAAAATAAATGAAAGCAAGCAATAGAAAAACGGCACGACTACTTTGATGTCGCGAGTTATTGCAGAGGGACAAGTAATGTTTTCATTTCTCTGCTGACTACTAAATGTTTCTGAGATATCTATCACTGGCAATCAAGAAAGGTAAAGATTTACGTATCATCAAGTCACATTTATCATATCTATATAAACTACACCtagcaaattaaagaaaaaaaaacaatattcgttGTATTGTGGTGTCAGATTTCTTATGATAATCAGTCAATAAAGCTTGTAACTGATAAATTAGTTTCTTTTGAGGAAGAATagctgaataaaaaaaatcagagaaaaaacACTATCTTCGAATAGAGATTGAGAAGTAGACATATGAAATCATTACCAATTAAGGcaataagtaatatttttttagtCACAAAAATATTAGATATTAATGAAAACTATAGAATTTCCTAAGTATTCGTTTTAAAACTACAAAGAAGTTCAAGGATATTGCCATAAAAAGGCAGGAGGAATTAAGCTATGACGCcatacttatgataaaaaaaatgtcatagatataaattaaaactgaaaaggaTACATTCCTCTAGGATCAACCAGCATTATCAATTTCCAtcattaattttacaattattaattttcaatGATTAGTTTTTATCACTGAGTCTCCAGTCATCATAGCCACTGGATATCAATTTCATTATATTACTAAGCACAAATACAATATGTAACCATCTCCAAAGGAAGAGAACTTAACTCGAAATATGTCATAATAAACATACTTTCATTAGATCTTCTCCAAGATTTTCCATGAAGATATCTCCACACCTGGACATAGGAATGGGGTAGAATGCCTTACTTGGCATTAAGCAGACACCAAGGCATCTTTTCACAGGCATATCAGGCATACCAGGCATATCTTCTCCTTTGTCTGCGATAGTAAAGTTGCAGGCTTCTTTAATTACATTTGTCATCACCATCAAGCCATTGGTGCCTCTTTCTTCAACCTGTGGTACAGaacataaagaattacttttttgtgGTGCAAAACGTAAAGAATCACCTTTTTGTGGTGCAGaacataaagaattacttttttgtggtgcaaaacataaagaattacttttttgtTCTGCAAATCATAAAGAACTACTTTTTTGTGGTGCAAACATAAAGAATCACCTTTTTGTGGTGCAAaacataaagaattacttttttgtggtgcagatcataaagaattacttttttgtggtgcaaaacataaagaattacttttttgtgGTGCAAAACAAAAAGAATTACTTTTTTGTGGTGCAGAACATGACAAATTACTTTTTTGTAGTGCAAaacataaagaattacttttttgtggtgcagaacataaagaattactttttggtggtacaaaacataatgaattacttttttgtggtgcaaaacataaagaattacttttttgtggtgcagaacataaagaattactttttggtggtacaaaacataatgaattacttttttgtggtgcagaacataaagaattacttttttgtggtgcaaaacataaagaattacttttttgtgGTGCAGAACATGAAGAATTACTTTTTGGTGGTACAAaacataaagaattacttttttgaGGTACAAACCATAAAGGATTACTTTTTTGTGGTGCAGAACATAAAGAATGACTTTTTTGTGGTGCAGaacataaagaattactttttGGTGGTACAAAACATAATGGATTACTTTTATGTGGTGCAGAACATAAAGAAATACTCTTTTGTGGTACAAaacataaagaattacttttttttgtGGTGCAGaacataaagaattacttttttgtggtgcaaaacataaagaattacttttttttgtGGTGCAGaacataaagaattacttttttgtggtgcaaaacataaagaattactttttttgTGGTGCAGaacataaagaattacttttttgtggtgcaaaacataaagaattacttttttgtggtgcaaaacataaagaattacttttttg comes from the Palaemon carinicauda isolate YSFRI2023 chromosome 16, ASM3689809v2, whole genome shotgun sequence genome and includes:
- the LOC137655708 gene encoding phosphatidylinositol 3-kinase 2-like, with product MLLNYFFFWLTYDLVPGPSPLTSSKTLPVLQATKTLTNSLDQTRPFQIFQSEKSLTPSKPQLPNNIPTDKSELNPSPAAFQLDTLPVMAPLNLPFIVASVISPANNDTSDPPPVPSEILAPPNPHLTTKSTHPPHLQRLFPSQQIPGTFTLHQNGESFASSSFSSSSSSSMSHEESHHMNSSHFSRSNTEPLLGQSQDSSSNSIISEQEEESSSSSSSQNTPKKPDTTANPLPVTRKVISRAKLFPTSVKPTTVLNSVSQGVGKTLLSHQMPVLQRPLTPKTRPLTRLAQRPVSEDYIKNFPEAAAPEGFPGEDPEEETIKNNIIELQRIN